The Desulfuromonas sp. genome includes a window with the following:
- a CDS encoding NAD(P)H:quinone oxidoreductase, translated as MCKVLIIHYSMYGHVLKMAEAVAEGVREVEGCEAVIKRVPETLSDEVLDKMGAQEAQRAMAYIPIASVDDLAEADAIIFGTPTRFGNMCGQMRQFLDATGGLWQNGSLVGKVGSVFACSATQHGGQESTILTFHTTLLHHGMVVVGLPYAFSGQMGVSEITGCSPYGASTIAGGEGERMPSENELAGARFQGAHVAKIALKLKA; from the coding sequence ATGTGCAAGGTGTTGATCATTCACTACAGCATGTATGGCCATGTTTTAAAAATGGCTGAGGCGGTCGCAGAAGGTGTTCGCGAAGTGGAGGGGTGTGAGGCAGTCATCAAGCGTGTCCCGGAAACGCTTTCCGATGAGGTACTGGACAAGATGGGGGCGCAGGAGGCTCAACGGGCCATGGCTTACATTCCCATAGCGAGCGTCGATGATCTGGCGGAAGCCGACGCAATCATCTTCGGCACCCCGACCCGCTTTGGCAACATGTGTGGCCAGATGCGTCAGTTCCTCGACGCCACCGGTGGACTCTGGCAGAATGGCTCCCTGGTCGGCAAGGTCGGTAGCGTTTTTGCCTGCTCAGCCACTCAGCACGGCGGCCAGGAATCGACTATTCTGACATTCCACACCACCCTGCTGCATCATGGCATGGTGGTCGTCGGCTTGCCCTATGCTTTTTCCGGGCAGATGGGGGTCTCCGAGATCACCGGGTGCAGTCCCTACGGCGCTTCGACAATCGCCGGTGGCGAAGGAGAGCGAATGCCGAGCGAGAACGAATTAGCCGGAGCCCGGTTCCAGGGAGCCCATGTTGCAAAGATTGCATTGAAGCTCAAGGCATAG
- a CDS encoding permease, producing the protein MTPSFFALYGEAAKTAFGFFWKAGWAFVLGYFVSSMIQVFVPKGRLTPYMGNFGVKSLSLSAMFGAISSSCSFAALATARSLFLKGAHFIAAVAFMFASTNLVIELGILILIFLGWQFLAAEVVGGIILIAISSILIRLTLPEKWIKQAKKELEKKSADEDDFDWKKRIRSRMGWRMVGHKFVMEWQMVWEEILIGFTIAGFVAVFVPEALWAKIFLIDAGDSTPEWLRVIENAMVAPFVAALTFIGSMGNIPLATVLNANGVLFAGIMGFIYSDLMVPPLVAVNAKYYGWRLALYIAGIMYIAIVATALILHHTFAMLGITPDSARAVAEVAQFKIDYTFWLNLFFILVSGYLVYLHRSHMKQQKSGHMDHGEGLGFKRVMVYLFMTILAGGLVAYFISGGTAP; encoded by the coding sequence ATGACACCCTCTTTTTTTGCTCTTTATGGTGAGGCGGCCAAAACCGCCTTCGGTTTTTTCTGGAAGGCCGGGTGGGCGTTTGTCCTCGGTTATTTCGTCAGCAGCATGATCCAGGTGTTCGTCCCGAAGGGGCGCCTGACACCCTACATGGGAAACTTCGGCGTCAAAAGCCTGTCTCTGTCGGCCATGTTCGGTGCCATTTCGTCGTCCTGCTCGTTTGCCGCCCTGGCGACCGCCCGGTCGCTCTTTCTGAAAGGGGCCCATTTCATCGCCGCAGTCGCTTTCATGTTCGCTTCGACCAACCTGGTCATCGAGCTCGGTATCCTCATCCTCATCTTTCTCGGCTGGCAGTTCCTCGCCGCCGAGGTGGTCGGCGGCATCATCCTGATCGCGATCAGCAGCATTCTGATCCGTCTCACTCTGCCGGAAAAGTGGATCAAGCAGGCAAAAAAAGAGCTCGAGAAAAAGAGCGCCGATGAAGACGACTTCGACTGGAAAAAGCGGATCAGAAGCCGCATGGGCTGGCGCATGGTCGGCCACAAGTTTGTCATGGAATGGCAGATGGTCTGGGAGGAAATCCTGATCGGCTTCACTATCGCAGGTTTCGTCGCCGTATTCGTACCGGAAGCACTCTGGGCGAAGATATTCCTGATCGATGCCGGCGACAGCACTCCCGAATGGCTGCGGGTGATCGAGAATGCCATGGTCGCCCCGTTCGTCGCCGCCCTCACCTTTATTGGTTCGATGGGCAACATCCCCCTGGCGACGGTCCTCAATGCCAACGGCGTCCTGTTTGCCGGGATCATGGGCTTCATCTATTCCGATCTCATGGTGCCGCCGCTGGTCGCCGTTAACGCCAAGTATTATGGCTGGCGTCTGGCTCTCTACATCGCCGGTATCATGTATATCGCCATCGTCGCCACCGCCCTGATTCTGCACCATACCTTTGCCATGCTGGGCATCACCCCGGACAGCGCCCGTGCCGTCGCTGAAGTCGCCCAGTTCAAGATCGACTACACCTTCTGGCTCAACCTGTTCTTTATCCTCGTCAGCGGCTACCTGGTTTACCTGCATCGTAGCCACATGAAGCAGCAGAAGAGCGGACATATGGACCACGGCGAGGGATTGGGCTTCAAGCGGGTGATGGTCTACCTGTTCATGACGATCCTGGCCGGCGGCCTTGTCGCCTATTTCATAAGCGGCGGAACAGCGCCTTGA
- a CDS encoding transcriptional regulator produces the protein MDENRKTLLNARAGVLKAMAHPTRLFIIEELEKEERCVCDLTEQIGADVSTVSKHLSVLKQAGIVMDDKRGNQVFYRLRVPCILNFFGCVESVLEASASDRTALLKAVGN, from the coding sequence ATGGACGAAAACAGAAAAACGCTTCTCAATGCTCGTGCCGGGGTTCTCAAGGCGATGGCGCATCCGACCCGGCTGTTTATTATCGAGGAGCTGGAAAAGGAAGAGCGCTGCGTCTGCGACCTGACCGAGCAGATCGGAGCTGACGTTTCAACTGTCTCGAAGCACCTCTCTGTTCTCAAGCAGGCTGGCATCGTCATGGACGACAAGCGTGGCAACCAGGTCTTCTACCGTCTCCGCGTGCCGTGTATTTTGAACTTTTTCGGATGCGTCGAATCGGTTCTCGAGGCGAGTGCAAGTGATCGGACTGCATTGTTGAAAGCTGTCGGCAACTAA
- a CDS encoding MFS transporter, with protein sequence MNISKGHTALLAGFIGNVVEWYDFALYGYMAGIISGLFFPGDDSTASLIATYGVFAAGFLMRPLGSAVFGWMGDTIGRSQTMLVSVIMMALPTFLLGCLPTYESVGVWAAVLLVLIRLVQGLSVGGEFSSSVTYMVETADRDRRGFAGSWANIGSMTGMLLGSGVAALVTTALSSASVSDWGWRLPFLFGGLIGGTSIVLRMRLPQSEHFNKHHSDRCKTSPLLQAFTTNRREMIQAILFASAYGVIFYIPVVYMPEWLHSQGGMARDLALQINTAATAFLLVLIPIAGWVSDRYVRRTHFIGGAMLVLALIAMPLFLWFAGTGFSGAVIAQFSFAALLAVPLGTAPAMFVELFPASDRLSGYSVAYNLGLGVIGGATPMFATWLIQFSGSATAPAAWLAIVALVAFGVMLWIHDRSREPLPD encoded by the coding sequence GTGAACATCAGCAAGGGGCACACTGCTCTGCTGGCCGGTTTCATCGGAAACGTTGTTGAATGGTATGATTTCGCACTGTACGGCTACATGGCCGGTATCATCTCGGGTTTATTTTTCCCGGGTGACGACAGTACGGCCTCCCTGATCGCTACATACGGAGTGTTTGCCGCCGGGTTCCTCATGCGCCCTCTCGGCTCGGCGGTCTTCGGCTGGATGGGTGATACGATCGGGCGCAGCCAGACGATGCTGGTTTCGGTAATCATGATGGCGCTGCCGACCTTTCTCCTCGGCTGTCTACCCACCTACGAAAGCGTCGGCGTCTGGGCTGCCGTGCTCCTGGTTCTCATCCGCCTGGTACAAGGTCTCTCGGTGGGTGGCGAATTCAGCAGTTCGGTGACCTATATGGTTGAGACGGCAGACCGCGATCGACGCGGATTCGCCGGCAGCTGGGCTAATATCGGCAGCATGACCGGTATGCTGCTTGGATCTGGTGTCGCCGCATTGGTGACAACCGCACTGTCGAGCGCTAGCGTTTCCGATTGGGGCTGGCGGCTGCCGTTTCTGTTCGGCGGCCTGATCGGTGGCACTTCGATCGTCCTGCGGATGCGGCTGCCACAGTCGGAACATTTTAACAAGCACCACAGCGATCGCTGCAAGACATCCCCGCTGCTGCAGGCGTTCACCACCAACCGCCGCGAGATGATTCAGGCGATCCTGTTCGCCTCGGCCTACGGGGTCATCTTCTACATCCCGGTTGTTTACATGCCCGAATGGCTGCACAGCCAGGGCGGCATGGCCCGGGACCTGGCCCTGCAGATCAATACGGCGGCGACCGCTTTCCTGCTGGTTCTGATCCCGATTGCCGGCTGGGTCAGTGATCGCTACGTTCGTCGAACCCACTTCATTGGCGGGGCGATGTTGGTTCTGGCCCTGATTGCCATGCCACTGTTCCTCTGGTTTGCCGGCACCGGTTTTAGCGGAGCGGTGATCGCTCAGTTCAGTTTTGCCGCCCTGCTCGCTGTTCCCCTGGGTACGGCGCCGGCGATGTTCGTCGAACTCTTCCCGGCCAGTGACCGACTGTCGGGGTATTCGGTGGCCTATAATCTCGGCCTCGGAGTGATCGGTGGTGCGACGCCGATGTTCGCCACATGGTTGATTCAGTTCAGCGGATCGGCAACCGCCCCGGCGGCCTGGCTGGCAATTGTTGCCCTGGTTGCATTTGGTGTAATGCTCTGGATTCATGACCGTAGCCGTGAGCCCTTGCCGGATTGA
- a CDS encoding 3-hydroxyacyl-ACP dehydratase — MQIGIDLGSRAIKMAVFRDGVLAEKEVVESPFEPHKQAAEMVSRYTPSEVVATGYGRHLAQKHFAQKVITEIKAHAQGARYCVPECRTILDVGGQDSKVIALDGNGRVVQFHMNDKCAAGTGRFLEIMSASLGYSLEEFSVAARSSSQDIPINSMCAVFAESEVVSLRNRGFAAADIARAIHLAVADRLSGMLERVGISDEVVFSGGVANNQFLVDILGGKIGRPITVPSHPEIVGAIGAALHREKTES, encoded by the coding sequence GGGGTTCTGGCTGAGAAAGAGGTGGTTGAAAGCCCCTTCGAGCCGCACAAGCAGGCTGCAGAAATGGTGTCGCGTTACACACCGTCCGAGGTGGTCGCGACAGGCTACGGGCGCCATCTGGCGCAGAAACATTTCGCCCAAAAGGTGATCACCGAGATCAAGGCGCATGCCCAGGGAGCCCGCTATTGCGTACCGGAATGCCGCACCATTCTCGATGTCGGCGGGCAGGACTCCAAGGTCATTGCCCTTGACGGCAACGGGCGCGTTGTCCAATTTCATATGAACGACAAGTGTGCAGCCGGGACCGGCCGTTTTCTTGAAATCATGTCTGCCTCCCTGGGGTATTCACTCGAAGAGTTTTCCGTCGCCGCGAGATCTTCTTCCCAAGATATCCCTATCAACAGTATGTGTGCTGTCTTTGCCGAATCGGAAGTGGTTTCATTACGGAATCGCGGCTTTGCCGCCGCCGATATTGCCCGCGCCATCCATCTCGCCGTTGCCGATCGTTTGAGCGGCATGCTGGAGCGTGTCGGCATATCTGACGAAGTTGTATTTTCCGGGGGGGTTGCCAACAATCAGTTTCTGGTCGACATTTTGGGAGGCAAGATCGGCCGGCCAATAACGGTTCCATCCCATCCGGAAATCGTCGGCGCTATTGGAGCTGCATTACATAGGGAGAAAACAGAGTCATAG
- a CDS encoding coiled coil domain-containing protein — MDKKKSYEERLEAELNEWSAKIDVLKAKAAKTKSDAEINFAEEIERLEAKKAGAKAKLQQLREAGDDAWDDLKAGIEKAWSDLGSAISAATARFK, encoded by the coding sequence ATGGACAAAAAGAAATCGTACGAAGAAAGACTCGAAGCAGAGTTGAATGAATGGAGTGCAAAAATCGATGTCCTGAAGGCGAAAGCCGCCAAAACGAAATCGGATGCCGAAATCAATTTTGCTGAAGAGATAGAGCGTCTCGAGGCAAAGAAGGCAGGCGCCAAAGCCAAGTTGCAACAGCTGCGAGAAGCCGGCGATGATGCCTGGGACGATCTGAAAGCCGGGATCGAAAAAGCCTGGTCGGATCTCGGTTCGGCAATCAGCGCTGCCACGGCGCGATTTAAATAA
- a CDS encoding ArsR family transcriptional regulator, with the protein MGQDNIKRVTPQEANRRVQSGEALLICAYDSDEKFEKLHLAGAISLSQFKARQSDLRREQGLIFYCA; encoded by the coding sequence ATGGGACAGGACAACATCAAGCGGGTCACCCCGCAGGAAGCGAACCGGCGGGTTCAATCGGGTGAAGCCCTTCTGATATGCGCCTATGATTCGGACGAGAAGTTCGAAAAGTTGCACCTTGCCGGGGCGATCTCACTGAGCCAATTCAAGGCCCGGCAGTCGGATCTGCGGCGCGAGCAGGGGCTGATTTTCTATTGCGCCTGA
- a CDS encoding amino acid dehydrogenase, translating into MTQNHKPRQSCEKYLDDAFDLLQIKDEERQLLRSPYREIRFELPLKRDDGSVSLYYGYRVQHDQSRGPFKGGLRYHPDVDMDHFVALAEIMSWKTALLDLPFGGGKGGIDCDPTELTENELEILTKRYIERVAKFIGPDRDIPAPDMGTGPREMAWIVDEYAHHEGFQPGVVTGKPIEIGGSYGRLEATGQGVALMTRKAAKATEIDLHQARVAIQGFGNVGMYAAKHLHDAGANIVAVSNAAGGIYHENGLDIDAVIREFEKDGTKELSVGNQDFDRITNAELLELDVDILIPAAIGGVINKKNADEIRAELIIEAANMPVTCGADIILHEKGKTIIPDILANAGGVTVSYLEWVQNRQRFRWSADKVNDVLVSRMSDAWQEVRDRVDQEEVNFRQAAYSIAVNRIHQAISLRGF; encoded by the coding sequence ATGACCCAAAATCATAAACCGCGACAATCCTGCGAAAAATATCTCGACGATGCCTTTGATCTCCTGCAGATCAAGGATGAGGAGCGACAGCTCCTGCGCAGCCCGTACCGTGAAATCCGTTTTGAACTGCCGTTGAAACGGGACGATGGGTCGGTGAGTCTTTATTACGGTTACCGGGTTCAGCACGATCAGAGCCGGGGCCCGTTCAAGGGGGGCTTAAGGTATCATCCCGACGTCGATATGGACCACTTCGTTGCATTGGCCGAGATCATGAGCTGGAAAACCGCGCTGCTCGACCTGCCATTCGGTGGCGGCAAGGGAGGCATCGACTGCGATCCGACCGAATTGACCGAGAACGAGCTCGAGATACTGACCAAGCGCTACATCGAGCGGGTTGCCAAGTTCATCGGGCCGGATCGCGACATTCCGGCCCCGGACATGGGAACCGGGCCGCGCGAAATGGCCTGGATTGTCGACGAGTACGCCCACCACGAGGGCTTCCAGCCCGGGGTCGTCACCGGCAAGCCGATCGAGATCGGCGGCTCTTACGGCCGTCTCGAAGCGACCGGGCAGGGGGTCGCGCTGATGACCCGGAAAGCGGCCAAGGCGACAGAAATTGACCTGCACCAGGCCCGGGTCGCCATCCAGGGGTTCGGCAACGTCGGTATGTACGCCGCCAAACACCTGCACGACGCCGGCGCCAATATCGTCGCCGTCTCCAATGCCGCCGGCGGCATCTACCACGAAAACGGCCTCGACATCGACGCCGTTATCAGGGAGTTCGAAAAAGACGGCACCAAAGAGCTGAGTGTCGGCAACCAGGATTTCGACCGGATCACCAATGCTGAACTGCTCGAACTCGATGTCGATATTCTGATCCCGGCGGCGATCGGCGGGGTGATCAACAAGAAGAACGCAGACGAAATCCGCGCCGAACTGATCATCGAAGCGGCGAATATGCCGGTGACCTGCGGTGCCGACATCATTCTGCATGAAAAGGGGAAAACCATCATTCCGGATATCCTCGCCAACGCCGGCGGTGTCACCGTCTCTTACCTGGAGTGGGTGCAGAACCGGCAGCGTTTCCGCTGGTCGGCCGACAAGGTCAACGACGTCCTGGTCAGCAGGATGAGCGATGCCTGGCAGGAGGTCCGGGACCGGGTCGATCAGGAAGAAGTGAATTTCCGCCAGGCGGCCTATTCCATCGCCGTCAACAGGATTCATCAAGCCATCAGTCTGCGCGGTTTCTGA
- a CDS encoding ATP-dependent helicase, whose product MSFDLLNLNPQIAKAIKTCGYDQPTPVQAQSVPAVLAGKDVLASARTGTGKTAAFMLPALDMLSNFKKGPKGAPRVLVLTPTRELAAQITEATRNYGKFLNVRSTVILGGSSYVPQFRDLSRPIDLVVGTPGRLIDHLQRGTLDLSRLELLILDEADRMLDMGFKPDMEKIIAAAPSERQTLMFSATLDETAEKMARNILNKPIRVEIDGRLMTHEKIEQKLFIADDVKHKVRLLKHLVEQQGVERTIIFSATKRGADRLAKDLKRDGHRAEALHGDMSQSARNRAVSNLRQGRTQLLVATDVAARGLDVHGISHVINFNLPQVSEDYIHRIGRTGRAGAAGTAISLVGDDLDVERLIQIQRYLGKEITQEVVDGMESTRRIKVQPKPLAKKRPHGAGAKRRNWKKKPGNRNRNSRPEVIERRSKAAKKS is encoded by the coding sequence ATGTCATTTGACTTATTGAATTTGAATCCCCAGATTGCAAAAGCGATCAAGACCTGTGGTTATGACCAGCCGACCCCGGTGCAAGCCCAGTCGGTTCCGGCGGTTCTTGCCGGCAAAGATGTTCTTGCTTCGGCCCGTACCGGAACCGGAAAGACCGCAGCTTTCATGCTGCCGGCGCTCGACATGCTGTCGAATTTCAAAAAGGGCCCAAAAGGTGCCCCGCGGGTCCTGGTACTGACGCCGACCCGGGAGTTGGCGGCACAGATCACCGAGGCGACGAGAAATTACGGTAAATTTCTAAACGTCCGGTCCACCGTCATTCTCGGCGGCAGTTCTTATGTTCCGCAATTCCGCGACCTTTCGCGGCCGATCGACCTGGTCGTCGGAACGCCTGGTCGTCTCATCGATCACCTGCAGCGTGGCACGCTCGACCTTTCCCGTCTTGAATTGTTGATTCTCGACGAGGCCGACCGTATGCTCGATATGGGTTTCAAGCCGGATATGGAAAAAATTATTGCCGCAGCTCCTTCTGAACGGCAAACCCTGATGTTCTCGGCAACCCTTGATGAGACCGCCGAGAAAATGGCGCGAAATATTCTCAATAAGCCGATCCGGGTTGAGATTGATGGCCGCCTGATGACGCATGAAAAAATTGAGCAGAAATTGTTTATTGCCGACGATGTCAAGCACAAGGTCAGACTGCTAAAGCACCTGGTTGAACAGCAGGGTGTTGAGAGAACAATTATTTTCTCCGCGACCAAGCGTGGTGCTGACAGGCTGGCAAAAGACCTGAAGCGTGATGGCCATCGAGCCGAAGCGCTCCATGGAGACATGAGCCAATCGGCGCGTAACCGGGCGGTGTCGAACCTGCGGCAGGGCCGTACTCAGCTTCTGGTTGCGACTGATGTCGCGGCCCGGGGACTTGACGTGCATGGCATCAGCCATGTTATCAACTTTAATCTTCCTCAGGTCAGCGAGGATTATATCCATCGTATCGGCCGGACCGGCCGGGCCGGTGCCGCCGGAACGGCGATTTCACTTGTCGGTGACGATCTTGATGTCGAACGGTTGATCCAGATCCAGCGTTATCTCGGGAAAGAAATTACCCAGGAGGTTGTTGATGGTATGGAGTCGACCCGCAGAATCAAGGTTCAACCGAAACCTCTGGCGAAGAAACGGCCGCACGGAGCCGGAGCAAAGCGGCGCAACTGGAAGAAAAAACCGGGTAATCGCAACCGGAACTCGCGTCCCGAAGTGATTGAGCGCCGGAGTAAAGCTGCCAAGAAGAGTTAA
- a CDS encoding transcriptional repressor — translation MSSDQTRFDTILEKLRQRECRITPQRVAILKAFLDHKDHPSVEQVYAEVKAHFPTTSLATVYKTVNLLKEIGEILEIGFSSGSNRYDGNKPYPHPHLICTQCNAIVDPDVSLLEKMTNEVAKSTGYRIISHQVEFFGTCPDCQEK, via the coding sequence GTGAGCTCAGATCAAACCCGGTTCGATACGATTCTCGAAAAACTGCGCCAGCGCGAGTGCCGCATCACACCGCAGCGAGTCGCCATCCTCAAGGCGTTTCTCGACCACAAGGACCATCCAAGCGTCGAACAGGTCTACGCTGAAGTCAAGGCCCATTTTCCGACCACCAGCCTGGCGACGGTCTATAAGACGGTGAACCTGCTGAAAGAAATCGGTGAAATTCTCGAGATCGGTTTTTCGTCCGGCAGCAACCGATATGACGGCAACAAACCGTACCCACACCCCCACCTGATCTGCACGCAATGCAATGCGATTGTCGACCCCGACGTCAGCCTGCTCGAGAAAATGACCAACGAGGTTGCCAAAAGCACCGGGTATCGCATCATTTCGCACCAGGTCGAGTTCTTCGGCACCTGTCCGGACTGCCAGGAAAAATAG
- a CDS encoding thioredoxin family protein produces the protein MKKIQILGTGCAKCNELATNAREAAGALGEEVEIEKIMELNDIMTFGCMTTPGLAIDGKLVSQGKLLKSDQIMKLLRPVSHE, from the coding sequence ATGAAGAAGATCCAGATTCTCGGCACCGGTTGTGCCAAGTGCAACGAACTGGCAACGAACGCCAGGGAAGCCGCCGGGGCCTTGGGCGAAGAGGTTGAAATTGAGAAGATTATGGAGCTGAATGACATCATGACATTCGGCTGCATGACCACTCCCGGACTGGCGATCGATGGAAAGCTGGTCTCACAAGGCAAGCTACTGAAGTCGGACCAGATCATGAAATTGCTGCGGCCGGTATCGCATGAGTAG
- the katG gene encoding catalase/peroxidase HPI, with translation MSDEMKCPVTGKTAAHLSGGTTNKDWWPNQLDLDILHQHSSKSNPMGEDFNYAEEFKSLDLAVVKKDLEKLMTDSQDWWPADYGHYGGLMIRMAWHSAGTYRMGDGRGGGGTGNQRFAPLNSWPDNVNLDKARRLLWPIKQKYGRKISWADLMILAGNVALESMGFKTFGFAGGRADIWEPERDVYWGSEQEWLATSDAPLSRYSGERDLENPLAAVQMGLIYVNPEGPDGNPDPVASGHDVRETFARMAMNDEETVALVAGGHTFGKCHGAGDPEHVGPEPEAAPIEEQGLGWSSDYKSGKAGDTISSGIEGAWKPKPTTWDMGYLKVLFKYEWEKVKSPAGAWQWLAKDVDEEDMVVDAFDPDKKHRPMMTTADLSLRYDPTYEPIARRYLENPEEFADAFARAWFKLTHRDMGPKSRYLGPEVPEEDLIWQDPLPAATGPVVDDKDIATLKDQILASGLTVSELVSTAWASASTFRDSDKRGGANGARIRLAPQKDWLVNQPSRLQTVLQKLEEIQKSFNSGGKSVSLADLIVLGGGTGVEQAAKNAGIKISVPFTPGRTDASQEQTDVEAFAVLEPEADGFRNYLKKKYSISAEEMLIDRAQLLTLTAPEMTVLIGGLRVLDTNVGQSRHGVFTDRPETLTNDFFVNLLDMKTVWKKVSDQADEFEGRDRASGELKWTGTRVDLIFGSNSRLRALAEVYGSADAQDKFVADFVAAWDKVMNLDRFDLT, from the coding sequence ATGAGTGACGAAATGAAATGCCCGGTCACGGGCAAAACCGCTGCCCATCTCAGCGGCGGAACAACCAACAAGGATTGGTGGCCGAACCAGCTTGATCTCGATATCCTGCACCAGCATTCTTCGAAATCGAACCCGATGGGTGAAGATTTCAACTACGCCGAGGAGTTCAAGAGTCTCGACCTGGCTGTCGTTAAAAAGGACCTGGAGAAGCTGATGACCGACTCCCAGGACTGGTGGCCGGCCGACTACGGGCACTACGGCGGTCTGATGATCCGCATGGCCTGGCACAGCGCCGGCACCTACCGCATGGGTGACGGCCGCGGCGGTGGCGGCACCGGTAACCAGCGCTTCGCACCGCTCAACAGCTGGCCGGATAATGTCAACCTCGACAAGGCCCGACGCCTGCTCTGGCCGATCAAGCAGAAGTACGGCAGAAAGATCTCCTGGGCCGACCTGATGATTCTCGCCGGCAACGTCGCCCTCGAGTCGATGGGCTTTAAAACCTTCGGTTTCGCCGGCGGACGGGCAGACATCTGGGAACCAGAGAGAGATGTCTACTGGGGTTCCGAACAGGAATGGCTGGCAACGAGTGATGCCCCCCTGAGCCGTTATTCCGGGGAGCGCGATCTTGAAAACCCCCTGGCTGCGGTCCAGATGGGTCTGATTTACGTTAACCCGGAGGGCCCGGATGGAAATCCGGATCCGGTTGCCTCGGGCCATGACGTCCGCGAAACCTTCGCTCGCATGGCGATGAACGACGAGGAAACAGTCGCCCTGGTCGCCGGCGGTCATACCTTCGGCAAATGCCATGGGGCCGGCGATCCTGAACATGTCGGCCCGGAACCGGAGGCGGCACCGATCGAAGAGCAGGGTCTCGGCTGGTCCAGCGATTACAAAAGCGGCAAGGCAGGCGATACGATCAGCAGCGGTATCGAAGGCGCCTGGAAGCCGAAACCGACCACCTGGGACATGGGCTACCTGAAGGTGCTTTTCAAGTACGAATGGGAAAAAGTCAAAAGTCCGGCCGGCGCCTGGCAGTGGTTGGCCAAGGACGTCGACGAAGAGGACATGGTGGTCGACGCTTTCGATCCGGACAAGAAGCACCGGCCGATGATGACCACGGCCGACCTCTCCCTGCGCTACGACCCGACCTACGAGCCGATCGCCCGGCGCTACCTTGAAAACCCGGAAGAGTTCGCCGATGCCTTCGCCCGTGCCTGGTTCAAACTGACCCACCGCGACATGGGACCCAAGTCGCGCTATCTTGGACCGGAAGTTCCGGAAGAGGATCTCATCTGGCAGGACCCTCTGCCGGCTGCCACCGGACCGGTTGTAGACGATAAGGATATAGCGACTCTCAAAGACCAGATTCTCGCTTCCGGCCTGACTGTCTCCGAGCTCGTCTCGACCGCCTGGGCATCGGCCTCGACCTTCCGCGATTCCGACAAGCGTGGCGGGGCCAACGGGGCGCGCATCCGGCTGGCGCCGCAGAAAGATTGGCTCGTTAACCAACCCTCCCGGCTGCAGACGGTCCTGCAAAAACTGGAGGAAATTCAGAAATCATTCAACAGCGGCGGAAAATCGGTCTCCCTGGCTGACCTGATTGTTCTTGGAGGCGGCACCGGAGTCGAGCAGGCAGCGAAAAACGCCGGTATTAAAATCTCCGTCCCCTTCACCCCCGGCCGAACTGATGCCTCACAGGAACAGACTGACGTCGAAGCCTTCGCCGTTCTCGAGCCGGAAGCCGACGGCTTCCGCAATTACCTAAAGAAGAAATACTCGATATCGGCTGAAGAGATGCTGATCGACCGGGCTCAGCTTCTGACCCTGACAGCTCCCGAAATGACCGTTCTGATCGGTGGACTGCGGGTTCTCGACACCAACGTCGGACAGTCCCGTCACGGCGTCTTCACCGATCGTCCGGAAACATTGACCAATGATTTTTTCGTCAACCTTCTTGACATGAAAACTGTATGGAAAAAGGTCTCGGACCAGGCTGATGAATTCGAAGGCCGGGATCGGGCCTCCGGTGAACTCAAATGGACCGGAACCCGGGTCGATCTGATCTTCGGCTCAAACTCCCGACTCCGGGCTCTTGCCGAAGTCTACGGCAGCGCTGACGCTCAAGACAAGTTCGTTGCCGATTTCGTTGCCGCCTGGGATAAGGTCATGAATCTCGATCGCTTCGATCTTACCTGA